The Lasioglossum baleicum chromosome 15, iyLasBale1, whole genome shotgun sequence genome has a segment encoding these proteins:
- the LOC143216404 gene encoding LOW QUALITY PROTEIN: carbonic anhydrase 1-like (The sequence of the model RefSeq protein was modified relative to this genomic sequence to represent the inferred CDS: substituted 2 bases at 2 genomic stop codons), which yields MSSPMQLVKKKTSGKSLHRAKSKRTVVKSVKSARIISTSSSGLPKWQQSPIDLCKTATWSKKFPPLYLTNYWPDEGTATMTNTGKTVLIELVNERLPLLRGGPLADEEFEFANVQFRWGPENSFGAEHSVDGIWLEDHLYAELRNVCSFECFTXIIXYRYSMEAQIMHWNTRYGTIERCFDRPDGIAILSYLIQVVGCPGIPDNPSISPITDNLIKIKRAGAKTDIPATTCLRWMLEACKADGYYVYRGSLTTPPYSECAIWIISKAVTKISHRQIDAFRSLYDDKLRNILQNGRPQQRLRRRRILYATETAVV from the exons ATGTCGTCGCCAATGCAGTTAGTGAAAAAGAAAACCTCAGGGAAATCATTGCATCGCGCAAAAAGTAAAAGAACAG TTGTAAAATCCGTGAAGTCAGCTCGGATCATTTCTACATCATCGTCGGGCTTACCTAAATGGCAACAGTCGCCAATTGATTTGTGCAAGACAGCTACGTGGTCGAAAAAGTTCCCACCTTTATACTTAACTAATTATTGGCCAGATGAAGGCACTGCTACAATGACGAACACAGGCAAAACAG tCCTCATCGAATTGGTAAATGAAAGATTGCCACTCTTGAGAGGTGGCCCTCTGGCCGACGAAGAATTCGAATTCGCAAATGTACAATTTCGTTGGGGCCCGGAGAATTCATTCGGCGCGGAACATTCCGTAGATGGTATTTGGTTAGAAGATCATTTGTATGCAGAATTGCGGAACGTATGTAGCTTTGAATGTTTCACATAAATCATTTGATACAGGTATTCCATGGAAGCACAGATAATGCACTGGAATACTCGTTACGGAACCATAGAAAGGTGCTTCGATCGACCAGATGGAATCGCTATTCTCTCATACCTCATACAA GTCGTCGGTTGCCCAGGAATTCCCGATAATCCCTCTATTTCCCCCATTACGGATAATTTGATCAAGATTAAAAGAGCGGGAGCCAAAACTGACATTCCAGCAA CAACCTGTCTACGTTGGATGTTGGAAGCATGCAAGGCAGATGGTTATTACGTTTATCGCGGCTCTTTAACAACACCCCCGTACAGCGAATGTGCCATTTGGATAATTTCGAAGGCAGTGACGAAAATATCACATCGTCAA ATAGATGCATTTAGAAGCCTCTACGACGATAAATTGaggaatatattacaaaatggaAGGCCGCAACAACGTCTTCGCAGAAGAAGAATTTTGTATGCCACCGAAACCGCTGTCGTgtga
- the LOC143216401 gene encoding carbonic anhydrase 2, producing MKIILRDFTYDWSENREATMLCAGDGRKWGQSPIDIDEEKAVGIKFPALVMSGHWSQDRDIKMTNTGTTVQITLEGKTSPATIRGGPLGDDVYEFAELVFRWGSSNCKGAEHTLNGTWFTMEAQAIHFNTKYETLDNCRHKKDGLAICVYFLQACQLPIWDEHPLFSKITDNLYNITQAETFTKLPANALSWMRQACKTPGYYNYLGSTTTYPYYENVTWMIFPEAVMISENQAKLFRTICNKRGACIKENYRDVQPLNGRVVYYVN from the exons atgaaaattattttacgaGATTTTACCTACGATTGGAGTGAAAATAGAGAAGCAACAATGCTATGCGCAG GGGATGGACGAAAATGGGGCCAGTCTCCGATCGATATTGATGAAGAGAAAGCGGTCGGAATAAAATTTCCTGCACTCGTCATGAGCGGTCATTGGAGCCAAGATCGTGACATTAAAATGACAAACACTGGTACTACAG TTCAAATTACTCTGGAGGGTAAAACAAGTCCAGCAACAATTCGCGGTGGTCCACTGGGGGATGACGTGTACGAATTCGCGGAACTAGTATTTCGATGGGGATCATCAAATTGTAAGGGTGCTGAGCATACTCTGAACGGAACATGGTTCACCATGGAGGCTCAAGCAATACATTTCAACACGAAATACGAGACTCTCGACAATTGTCGGCACAAAAAGGATGGACTCGCCATTTGCGTGTATTTTCTGCAAGCTTGTCAACTACCAATTTGGGACGAACATCCTTTATTCTCGAAAATTACTGACAATCTGTATAATATTACCCAAGCTGAAACATTCACGAAATTACCAGCAA ATGCTTTAAGTTGGATGCGACAAGCTTGTAAAACGCCTGGTTACTATAATTATTTGGGATCGACAACAACGTACCCATACTATGAGAACGTCACGTGGATGATTTTTCCGGAAGCAGTTATGATTTCGGAGAATCAAGCGAAGTTGTTCCGAACAATATGCAACAAGCGTGGTGCCTGCATTAAAGAGAATTATCGAGATGTGCAACCCTTAAATGGCCGAGTAGTTTATTATGTAAATTAG
- the LOC143216399 gene encoding carbonic anhydrase 1: protein MFSHVLKVLLLTDIFDWTQLFPWVETECHAPSFSFGYSDCNGPHTWKSMYQASNGSNQSPINITTRLAIVVQPSEPLRWTGYNKRPLSMTIMNNGSNVVVNTVWNTSSRPYIEGGPLTNTYDLRSMVFHWGQTNEDGSEHTIDYIRYPMELQVFHLSRDFKSPMDAIKAEAHDSVLIVSFLFQITNADNPYLDHIVTNLWRIDQPGTRVHIAPFPLEWFFSPFEKNYYNYNGSLTQPPCSEIVTWILHPEPIAISSHQVKMIFAGIIQKNIFVVLSTLIFNAGCTISNTLLVERPYSFQLQTCPTSQRS from the exons ATGTTTTCCCATGTTCTTAAAGTTCTGCTGCTCACTGACATCTTCGATTGGACACAATTATTCCCATGGGTGGAGACAGAATGTCACGCCCCCAGCTTTTCGTTCGGTTATTCAGACTGCAATGGTCCTCACACGTGGAAATCAATGTACCAGGCCAGTAATGGTAGCAATCAGTCACCAATCAACATTACAACGCGGTTGGCAATTGTAGTGCAACCATCGGAACCTCTTCGATGGACTGGATACAATAAGAGACCATTATCCATGAccataatgaataatggatCGAACG TCGTAGTGAACACAGTGTGGAACACATCAAGCCGCCCCTACATCGAAGGAGGACCATTAACCAATACTTACGATCTCCGTTCGATGGTTTTTCATTGGGGCCAGACTAACGAGGATGGCAGCGAGCACACAATTGATTACATTCGATATCCGATGGAGTTGCAAGTCTTTCACTTAAGTCGTGACTTTAAATCGCCCATGGACGCCATTAAAGCTGAAGCACACGATAGCGTGTTGATCGTGTCGTTCCTCTTTCAA ATCACGAATGCTGATAACCCCTATTTAGACCATATCGTAACAAATTTATGGCGAATCGATCAGCCAGGAACTAGGGTCCACATCGCACCATTTCCTCTCGAATGGTTTTTCTCACCCTTCGAgaaaaattattacaattacAACGGTTCCCTGACCCAACCACCTTGCAGCGAAATAGTCACTTGGATCTTGCACCCCGAACCAATCGCTATATCTTCGCATCAagtaaaaatgatttttgcaggaattattcagaaaaatatctTTGTCGTACTgtcaacattaatttttaatgcaGGTTGCACAATTTCGAACACTTTACTCGTCGAACGGCCCTATTCTTTTCAACTGCAGACCTGTCCAACAAGTCAACGATCGTaa